Proteins encoded in a region of the Planococcus citri chromosome 1, ihPlaCitr1.1, whole genome shotgun sequence genome:
- the LOC135833132 gene encoding cytochrome P450 6k1-like translates to MWVFVVQVLLSLTLLIIYFGLKYHYNHWKRKQIPYVASNVLDLDWYNLPEVKYYSQIYHRLEGHKFGGFYHKFVPKLMVRDPELVKRILIKDFDYFYKRGGSVIYDEKEPLTMHLFDAYGPFWKKLRIKLTPTFTSGKMKYMFSLVEECAKELNEKMEEQTRIDDAIDVKEYTLRYTIEVISSCAFGLKARTIQDGSSIFRSMALSIFDSSLPKRLLANIAAVFPWVKKILGLYLSDKLAIDFFYKLTKDLVQYRRNNSVSRNDFFQLLLNMRDDDQQEGQKKGGDNLAMTDELMAAQCFLFFIAGFDTSNLVLSGALFELALQTDIQKKLQDEIDEFLQKYDDEITYEMVKSMPYLNLVVSEALRKFPVFGGLSRTCVRDYQIPNTEVVIEKGTEVYIPIAGLHSDPLYFPNPELFDPDRFKDFESYPGRDAYLPFGDGPKNCIGSRFGQMTVKLALVYLLRDFNFEPCSMTRIPLEYKPFRVVTSVNHEIFLKCSKR, encoded by the exons ATGTGGGTGTTCGTGGTTCAGGTATTGCTTAGTTTAACACTTTTAATAATTTACTTTGGCCTGAAATATCATTACAATCACTGGAAGCGTAAACAGATTCCATATGTGGCTTCTAATGTACTCGATCTTGATTGGTATAATTTACCAGAGGTCAAATACTACTCGCAGATTTATCATCGCTTGGAAGGTCATAAATTTGGAGGATTTTATCATAAATTTGTTCCCAAGTTGATGGTTCGCGATCCGGAACTCGTTAAGCGTATTTTAATCAAAGATTTCGATTACTTTTATAAACGTGGAGGCTCGGTGATTTATGATGAAAAGGAACCTCTCACTATGCATTTGTTTGACGCTTATGgaccattttggaaaa AACTAAGAATCAAATTAACACCAACTTTCACTTCCGGAAAGATGAAATACATGTTCAGTTTGGTGGAAGAATGTGCCAAAGAGTTGAACGAAAAAATGGAAGAACAAACTAGAATCGACGACGCAATTGACGTGAAAGAGTACACTCTTCGATACACCATCGAAGTAATATCTTCGTGCGCTTTCGGCCTGAAAGCTCGTACTATTCAAGATGGCAGCTCGATATTCAGATCAATGGccttgagcatttttgatagCAGTTTACCAAAAAGACTATTAGCGAATATCGCCGCAGTATTCCcttgggtgaaaaaaattctcggaTTATATTTATCCGACAAATTGGCAATAGACTTTTTTTATAAACTCACTAAAGATTTGGTTCAGTATCGCAGAAATAATTCCGTAAGCAGAAATGACTTTTTCCAGTTGTTACTCAATATGAGAGATGATGATCAACAAGAAGGTCAGAAGAAAGGTGGAGATAACTTAG CAATGACCGATGAACTCATGGCAGCGCAGTGCTTCCTATTCTTTATCGCTGGGTTTGATACGTCCAATCTCGTACTGAGTGGAGCTTTATTCGAACTGGCTCTCCAGACAGACATACAGAAAAAACTTCAAGACGAAATCGACGAGTTCTTGCAAAAATACGATGATGAAATTACCTACGAAATGGTCAAAAGCATGCCATATTTGAATCTAGTGGTTTCAG AAGCGTTGAGGAAATTCCCAGTATTCGGAGGTTTGAGTAGAACCTGCGTTAGAGATTATCAAATACCAAATACCGAAGTGGTAATCGAAAAGGGTACCGAAGTGTATATTCCTATTGCCGGGTTACATTCAGATCCTCTGTATTTTCCGAATCCTGAGCTATTCGATCCAGATCGATTCaaagattttgaaagttatcCCGGTCGCGATGCGTATCTGCCCTTTGGAGATGGTCCTAAGAATTGTATCG GATCAAGATTTGGACAAATGACTGTTAAATTGGCTTTGGTATATTTGCTTCGGGATTTCAATTTCGAACCGTGCTCGATGACCCGGATTCCTTTAGAATATAAACCTTTCAGAGTTGTAACCTCGGTTAATCacgagatatttttaaaatgtagtaAAAGATGA